Proteins from a genomic interval of Paenibacillus sp. FSL H8-0048:
- the udk gene encoding uridine kinase — protein MLIIGIAGGTGSGKTTVARSVIDRLGSDKVTFISQDNYYKDHSYLSMAERGAINYDHPLAFDNDLLIEHLNCLKAGQAAFAPVYDFTVHARSTEKTVRLAPNNIVILEGLHVLSDEKLREQLNIKVFVDTDPDVRILRRVLRDIEERGRTIRSIHTQYLTTVKPMHEAFIEPSKKYADLIIPEGGQNQVGIELLSVLTEKYLSGDHQWN, from the coding sequence ATGCTTATTATTGGTATCGCCGGCGGGACCGGCTCCGGCAAGACAACGGTAGCGCGCTCCGTGATTGACCGTCTTGGCTCTGACAAAGTAACATTCATATCCCAGGATAACTACTATAAAGACCATTCTTACCTCAGCATGGCAGAACGCGGTGCAATTAACTATGATCACCCGCTGGCCTTCGACAACGACCTGCTGATTGAGCATCTGAATTGCCTTAAGGCCGGACAAGCCGCCTTCGCTCCGGTATATGACTTCACGGTCCATGCCCGTTCCACCGAGAAGACGGTGAGGCTGGCCCCGAACAACATCGTCATTCTGGAAGGGCTGCATGTGCTGTCGGATGAGAAGCTGCGCGAGCAGCTCAACATCAAGGTGTTCGTGGACACCGATCCCGATGTACGCATCCTGCGCCGGGTGCTGCGGGATATCGAGGAACGCGGGCGGACCATCCGTTCGATCCATACGCAATACCTCACTACGGTGAAGCCAATGCACGAGGCCTTCATCGAGCCCTCCAAGAAATACGCCGACCTGATCATCCCAGAAGGCGGACAGAATCAGGTCGGGATTGAGCTGCTGTCGGTACTGACCGAGAAGTATCTGTCCGGCGATCATCAGTGGAACTGA
- a CDS encoding carbohydrate ABC transporter permease, with protein sequence MSVIKSESRRQTFYMYLFISPWLIGFLIFALYPILSSLYYSFTDYDIIHPPKFIGLANYTEMFHNELFWRSVKVTLRYTFISVPVQLLLGLGFALLLHQTIPWRGFFRTAMYFPSMVSGVAMSLLWYWIFNPQIGLFNYMLSWFGIHGPAWLMNPDTALYALIIMSLWTAGSGMILFLAGLQGVPASLIEAANLDGAGRFRIFLNITLPMISPVLLFQLIMGLIDSFQVFTQAFVMTQGGPNYSTWFYVYNLYTSAFKEYRAGYSSALAWVLLIVVMLFTAVIMRLSRRYVHYEGGNRR encoded by the coding sequence GTGTCCGTGATTAAGAGTGAGAGCCGGCGGCAAACGTTCTACATGTATCTATTCATCTCCCCGTGGCTGATCGGCTTCCTGATCTTCGCCCTGTACCCGATCCTGTCTTCGCTGTACTACAGCTTCACCGACTATGATATCATTCATCCGCCCAAATTCATCGGCCTTGCCAACTACACGGAGATGTTCCACAATGAGCTGTTCTGGCGTTCTGTGAAGGTCACACTCAGGTACACCTTCATCAGTGTGCCGGTGCAGCTGCTGCTTGGCCTGGGATTCGCCCTGCTGCTGCATCAGACTATCCCCTGGCGCGGCTTCTTCCGCACAGCGATGTATTTCCCCAGCATGGTCTCTGGCGTGGCCATGTCACTCCTCTGGTACTGGATTTTCAATCCGCAGATCGGCCTCTTCAATTATATGCTCTCCTGGTTCGGCATTCACGGCCCGGCCTGGCTGATGAATCCCGATACGGCTCTTTATGCCCTAATTATCATGTCCCTCTGGACAGCTGGCTCAGGCATGATTCTCTTCCTCGCCGGTCTGCAGGGCGTTCCGGCCAGCCTGATTGAAGCCGCCAATCTGGACGGCGCAGGACGCTTCCGCATTTTCCTGAATATTACGCTGCCGATGATCTCGCCTGTCCTGCTGTTCCAGCTGATTATGGGTCTGATCGACTCCTTCCAGGTCTTCACGCAAGCCTTCGTCATGACGCAGGGCGGCCCCAATTACTCTACCTGGTTCTACGTCTACAATCTGTATACCAGTGCCTTCAAGGAATACCGCGCCGGATACTCCTCCGCGCTTGCCTGGGTGCTGCTGATTGTCGTCATGCTGTTCACGGCGGTCATTATGAGACTGTCGCGCCGTTATGTCCATTATGAAGGAGGCAACCGCCGATGA
- a CDS encoding carbohydrate ABC transporter permease: MSTVKATRPLGPPSRLHRRIKPVKIASFTALLLTTFLMLLPLFFMVSTSLKSKREMLRFPPTFLPESWAWSNYTDIFDTLQFGTLYKNSLIIAGFSVFGTLLSSALVAYGFARYRGRGNSFWFILLLSTMMLPYPAIMIPQFVLFSQMQWIDTFLPLIVPAFFGSAYNIFLLRQFFSTLPEELFDAGRIDGCGELRMWRTIALPLSAPALATVAIFAFIYSWNDLLTPVLYLSSSDKFTLPVGMASLTSSRFRIPPWHLLMVASVLAMVPIVTLFAIAQKQFVEGIVLTGIK, translated from the coding sequence ATGAGCACCGTCAAGGCCACCCGCCCGCTTGGTCCGCCCTCCCGGCTGCACCGTAGAATCAAGCCCGTTAAGATTGCCAGCTTCACCGCGCTGCTCCTTACAACGTTCCTCATGCTGCTGCCGCTGTTCTTCATGGTCTCCACCTCGCTGAAGTCGAAACGGGAGATGCTGAGGTTCCCGCCGACCTTTCTGCCGGAGAGCTGGGCCTGGAGCAATTATACGGATATTTTTGACACGCTGCAGTTCGGCACACTGTATAAGAACAGTCTGATCATCGCCGGTTTCTCTGTATTCGGCACCCTGCTCTCATCAGCACTGGTCGCTTACGGGTTCGCCAGATACCGGGGACGCGGCAACAGCTTCTGGTTCATCCTGCTGCTGAGCACGATGATGCTGCCTTATCCGGCCATTATGATTCCGCAGTTCGTGCTGTTCTCTCAGATGCAGTGGATCGACACCTTCCTGCCGCTGATTGTCCCTGCCTTCTTCGGCTCAGCCTATAACATCTTCCTGCTGCGGCAGTTCTTCTCCACGCTGCCTGAGGAGCTGTTCGACGCTGGACGTATAGACGGCTGCGGCGAGCTGAGGATGTGGCGGACCATCGCACTGCCGTTGTCGGCGCCGGCGCTGGCGACGGTTGCGATCTTTGCTTTTATCTATAGCTGGAATGATCTGTTGACCCCTGTGCTCTATCTAAGCTCATCGGACAAATTCACACTTCCGGTCGGAATGGCCTCCCTCACCTCATCGCGCTTCCGCATTCCGCCGTGGCATCTGCTGATGGTCGCCTCCGTCCTGGCTATGGTTCCAATCGTCACCCTGTTCGCCATCGCCCAGAAGCAGTTCGTCGAAGGCATCGTACTGACCGGTATCAAGTAA
- a CDS encoding ABC transporter substrate-binding protein: MNNITKSKRYALLLATALTVTTILAGCGGGKSAGNVADGDSGAGNTGDPGKQVTISHYTIDSEDRTFIEKLIPDFEKAHPNIKVKVEKAPYEQFDSKLQTLIAGGNSPDVTSHYGYGGFAEYYNKGMLLDLTDLIKEDGFKAEDYSIPENLMKIYTVNGHTYGIPVNMYVTLMLYNKDMFDAAGVSYPPSDYEDKSWTFDRMVEDARKMTLVSDDIAKTQYGVDFTWAERDMRPLYFGAEPYSEDTWTNGGVPSETHFDSPEVIAAYQKLFDLVFKEKVSPTSEWSKSVAGQNGDPFVAGKIGMSIGGSWNLAGANDFPFKIGVAAVPWGGNDKVRSTLFVDPLLILKDSKHPKEAFEWIKYLMTTEVQEKSIELSGGNPPVNTEAAEVYYKHFDGIDPEDVKKVYEGAAKYGYESYNHLITNYSQINDMFINELQPVETGHKTLEEVMPVIQKKVTEIIKR, from the coding sequence ATGAACAATATCACGAAAAGTAAAAGGTATGCGCTGCTGCTGGCAACAGCCCTGACAGTAACTACAATCTTGGCGGGCTGCGGCGGCGGCAAGTCGGCAGGCAATGTGGCGGATGGAGACAGCGGAGCCGGGAATACTGGCGATCCGGGGAAGCAAGTGACGATATCCCACTATACGATTGATTCCGAGGACCGGACTTTTATCGAGAAGCTGATCCCGGATTTCGAGAAGGCGCATCCGAACATCAAGGTCAAGGTAGAGAAGGCACCGTATGAGCAATTCGACAGCAAGCTGCAGACACTGATTGCCGGCGGTAATTCCCCGGATGTGACGAGTCATTACGGATACGGCGGTTTTGCCGAATATTATAACAAGGGTATGCTGCTGGATCTGACGGACCTCATTAAGGAGGACGGCTTCAAGGCGGAGGACTACAGCATCCCTGAGAATCTGATGAAAATCTATACTGTAAACGGTCATACTTACGGCATACCTGTTAATATGTACGTCACCTTGATGCTCTACAACAAGGATATGTTCGATGCCGCAGGCGTCTCCTACCCGCCAAGCGATTATGAAGATAAGAGCTGGACATTTGACCGCATGGTGGAGGATGCCAGGAAGATGACGCTCGTCTCGGACGATATTGCCAAAACACAGTACGGCGTAGACTTCACCTGGGCGGAGCGGGATATGCGGCCGTTGTACTTCGGGGCTGAGCCTTACTCCGAGGATACCTGGACCAACGGCGGCGTCCCGTCCGAGACGCATTTTGATTCCCCGGAGGTGATCGCCGCGTACCAGAAGCTGTTCGACCTTGTGTTCAAGGAGAAGGTATCCCCAACCTCTGAATGGAGCAAAAGCGTTGCCGGACAGAACGGCGACCCGTTCGTCGCAGGCAAGATCGGCATGTCCATCGGCGGCTCCTGGAACCTCGCGGGGGCTAACGACTTCCCGTTCAAAATCGGCGTAGCCGCCGTGCCTTGGGGAGGCAACGACAAGGTGCGCAGCACGCTGTTCGTTGATCCGCTGCTGATACTGAAGGACTCGAAGCATCCGAAGGAGGCTTTTGAATGGATCAAATATCTGATGACCACTGAAGTCCAGGAGAAGTCCATCGAGCTGAGCGGCGGCAATCCGCCTGTGAATACGGAAGCGGCTGAGGTGTATTACAAGCATTTCGACGGCATTGATCCGGAGGATGTGAAGAAGGTCTACGAGGGCGCGGCCAAATACGGCTATGAATCCTACAACCATCTAATCACCAACTACTCGCAGATCAACGACATGTTCATCAATGAGCTGCAGCCGGTCGAGACAGGGCACAAGACCCTGGAAGAGGTGATGCCGGTGATTCAGAAGAAGGTCACGGAGATCATCAAGCGGTAG
- a CDS encoding LacI family DNA-binding transcriptional regulator — protein sequence MKVSIFDVAKKSGLSVVTVSRVLNGATSVRESNRQKVLDAIKELDYRPNAAARSLASGKTGIIGLIVTTLQDSFFDAVVKELNETLALHGYYLAISVSDGIGSGESHYLIQEDRVDGLILLSPINEDHYIVELKRRGIPYVLIDNQLPENDSYSITIDNFKGGYAAASHLLELGHTSIAHLCGQEMFRSTRERRAGFLQALQEQGLAPFEIVHGEFEIAMGYDTVQRWLAEAKLPGAVFAGDDNIALGVINALMEAGVQVPEEVAVVGYDDHYIASQLHPHLTTVRQPADKIGVAAADMLLRRISGEMKRGSAVRIDPELIVRESTRGGANIQR from the coding sequence ATGAAAGTGAGTATTTTTGATGTGGCCAAAAAATCAGGGCTGTCCGTGGTCACCGTATCACGGGTCTTAAACGGAGCAACGTCAGTGCGGGAGAGCAACCGCCAGAAGGTGCTCGACGCGATCAAGGAGCTGGATTACCGCCCGAATGCGGCAGCCCGCAGTCTGGCCAGCGGCAAGACCGGCATCATCGGCCTGATCGTAACGACCCTGCAGGACTCCTTCTTCGATGCCGTGGTCAAGGAGCTGAATGAGACGTTGGCCCTGCACGGGTATTATCTGGCTATCTCTGTGTCAGATGGCATCGGCTCCGGCGAGAGCCACTATCTGATCCAGGAAGACCGGGTGGACGGACTCATCCTGCTATCGCCGATTAATGAGGACCATTATATTGTCGAGCTGAAGCGCCGGGGCATTCCCTATGTGCTGATCGACAACCAGCTGCCGGAGAATGACAGCTACTCCATCACCATCGACAACTTCAAGGGCGGGTATGCCGCAGCCAGCCACCTGCTGGAGCTGGGGCATACCTCCATCGCCCATCTCTGCGGGCAGGAGATGTTCCGCAGTACGCGGGAGCGTCGCGCGGGCTTCCTGCAGGCGCTGCAGGAGCAGGGCCTCGCCCCGTTCGAGATCGTGCACGGCGAATTCGAGATCGCCATGGGCTATGATACCGTGCAGCGCTGGCTTGCTGAGGCTAAGCTGCCGGGGGCCGTATTCGCCGGAGATGACAATATCGCCCTCGGGGTGATCAATGCCCTGATGGAGGCGGGCGTTCAGGTGCCGGAGGAGGTTGCTGTAGTCGGCTACGACGACCACTATATCGCCTCCCAGCTCCACCCGCATCTGACCACCGTGCGCCAGCCGGCGGACAAGATCGGAGTTGCCGCCGCCGACATGCTGCTGCGCCGGATCAGCGGAGAGATGAAGCGCGGCTCCGCTGTCCGGATCGACCCGGAGCTGATTGTGCGGGAATCCACCCGCGGGGGCGCGAATATTCAGCGCTAG
- a CDS encoding N-acetylglucosamine kinase, with protein sequence MAYYLGIDGGGSKTYALLCDEHGHILGKGRSGNGNHQTSVQQAEASIREAASGALAEAGLRLDQLRHACLGLAGADRQTDYNILHPMIRRIGFTNYTISGDTMIGLRAGTDRPYGVALICGTGTNAAGLSPQGRHFQCGGFDYMYGDFGGGGALNIEVFRTVIRAWDGREGSTLLTEPLLKLLGYKRVDDMYDDFLDHGKQVPLDAARLLFPAASEGDAPALAILNRQGVELGKAAAAVIHRLSMENDEFDVVLAGSLLTRGDRGWIRGPIEQAVHEAAPGASVVTLSTEPVVGALWSALEGDGITVNQAMYETMRAYREFELIPTTTRQE encoded by the coding sequence TTGGCTTACTACTTGGGGATCGATGGGGGAGGCAGCAAAACCTACGCCCTGCTATGCGATGAGCATGGACATATTCTTGGCAAGGGCAGGAGCGGCAACGGCAATCACCAGACCAGCGTGCAGCAGGCTGAAGCAAGCATCCGCGAAGCAGCATCCGGCGCGCTGGCCGAAGCCGGGCTCCGGCTGGATCAGCTCCGCCATGCCTGCCTTGGGCTGGCCGGGGCGGACCGCCAGACCGATTATAATATTCTGCATCCGATGATCCGCCGGATCGGCTTCACGAATTACACGATCAGCGGCGATACGATGATCGGCCTGCGGGCGGGGACGGACCGCCCCTACGGCGTAGCCCTGATCTGCGGCACCGGCACTAATGCGGCAGGCCTGAGTCCGCAGGGCCGCCACTTCCAGTGCGGCGGCTTCGATTATATGTACGGCGATTTCGGCGGCGGCGGCGCGCTGAATATCGAGGTGTTCCGAACAGTCATCCGGGCCTGGGACGGCCGTGAGGGCTCCACACTGCTGACGGAGCCGCTCCTGAAGCTGCTCGGCTATAAGCGGGTGGATGACATGTACGATGACTTCCTCGATCACGGGAAGCAGGTGCCGCTGGATGCGGCCCGCCTGCTTTTCCCGGCAGCGTCGGAGGGCGATGCCCCAGCGCTTGCGATCCTGAACCGCCAAGGCGTAGAGCTGGGCAAGGCCGCAGCGGCCGTCATTCATCGTCTCAGCATGGAGAACGATGAATTCGATGTTGTGCTGGCCGGCAGCCTGCTGACCCGGGGCGACCGGGGCTGGATTCGCGGTCCGATTGAGCAGGCCGTGCATGAAGCGGCGCCAGGCGCGTCAGTAGTCACCCTCTCCACCGAGCCTGTGGTCGGCGCTCTATGGTCAGCGCTTGAGGGGGACGGGATCACCGTCAACCAGGCTATGTATGAGACGATGCGTGCTTACAGGGAGTTCGAGCTTATTCCCACTACCACCAGACAGGAGTGA
- a CDS encoding 6-phospho-beta-glucosidase: MTANQGLKIAVIGGGSSYTPELVEGFILHHKELPVRELWLVDIEAGLHKLNIVGALAKRMVEKSGLPIEVHLTTDRREAIAGADFVSTQIRVGMLDARARDEAIPLKYGVIGQETTGPGGMLKALRTIPVILGICRDIEELAPDAWLLNFTNPAGMVTEAVLRYSKVKSIGLCNAPIGLIKQVSAKYDAAPERIYAEFVGLNHLHWITRIDVEGEDKLQEMLEDTAGYSAKNVPAREWNPEFLQSLHALPSYYLKYFYMTDAMLAEQQEAAAQGGNRAEVVKRVEEELFAIYGDLALDEKPKQLEQRGGAFYSEAAVNLMRSLYNGTNDIQTLNVANRGILNFLPDDASIEVNCVVTKTGPLPLPLTKIPPMAKGLIHAVKVYEQLAIDAAVTGDRSLAIQALAHHPLVPSVEVAIAMLDEMLEANREYLPAFFAQD, translated from the coding sequence GTGACAGCGAACCAAGGTCTTAAGATTGCCGTCATCGGCGGAGGGTCTTCTTATACTCCAGAACTGGTAGAAGGCTTCATTCTGCATCATAAGGAGCTGCCGGTCCGGGAGCTATGGCTTGTAGATATTGAGGCAGGCCTGCATAAGCTGAACATCGTGGGCGCTCTGGCGAAGCGTATGGTGGAGAAGTCCGGCCTGCCGATCGAGGTCCATCTTACCACGGATCGCCGCGAGGCCATTGCCGGTGCGGACTTCGTCAGCACGCAGATCCGTGTCGGGATGCTGGATGCCCGTGCCCGCGACGAGGCGATTCCGCTGAAATACGGCGTGATCGGCCAAGAGACAACCGGCCCCGGCGGCATGCTGAAGGCGCTGCGCACCATCCCGGTCATTCTCGGTATCTGCCGGGATATCGAGGAGCTGGCACCGGACGCCTGGCTGCTCAACTTCACTAACCCCGCAGGCATGGTTACCGAAGCCGTGCTGCGGTACTCCAAGGTGAAGAGCATCGGCCTGTGCAATGCCCCCATCGGCTTGATCAAGCAGGTATCGGCTAAATATGACGCTGCCCCGGAACGGATCTACGCCGAGTTCGTTGGCCTGAACCACCTGCACTGGATTACCCGGATTGATGTGGAGGGTGAAGACAAGCTGCAGGAGATGCTGGAGGATACCGCCGGCTACAGTGCAAAGAATGTTCCGGCACGCGAATGGAACCCGGAGTTCCTGCAATCGCTGCACGCCTTGCCTTCGTATTATCTGAAGTACTTCTACATGACCGATGCGATGCTCGCGGAGCAGCAGGAAGCCGCTGCGCAAGGCGGGAACCGCGCTGAAGTCGTCAAGCGGGTGGAAGAGGAGCTGTTCGCCATCTACGGCGACCTTGCGCTGGACGAGAAGCCGAAGCAGCTGGAGCAGCGCGGCGGAGCCTTTTATTCGGAAGCGGCTGTGAACCTGATGCGCTCGCTCTATAACGGGACCAATGATATTCAGACGCTGAATGTGGCAAACCGGGGCATCTTAAACTTCCTGCCGGACGATGCCAGCATCGAGGTGAACTGCGTCGTCACGAAGACTGGCCCCCTTCCGCTGCCGCTGACGAAGATTCCGCCGATGGCCAAGGGACTGATTCACGCCGTTAAAGTCTACGAGCAGCTCGCCATCGACGCCGCTGTCACCGGAGACCGCAGCCTGGCCATTCAAGCCCTGGCACACCACCCGCTTGTCCCTTCCGTGGAGGTTGCCATCGCCATGCTGGATGAGATGCTGGAGGCGAACAGGGAGTATCTGCCGGCTTTTTTCGCTCAGGACTAA
- a CDS encoding bZIP transcription factor, protein MKMKSGGLWLAAAMLAVTVTGCSSDNAGPSSEDMEKLKTEVSELQKENKFLKEQNEMLKESLVKPVTAEEEGGTAELLTTGDNPAAADSGDEHKQIVKGTPLVIEGTGEYTVTKTSFGKKIIPSNPGSFYTYYEAKEPGTTYLAITLKVKNLAGEAMNADEVADVKVKYDNKYEYSTFDTIEEKGGEDFTYTSLSRIEPLKNGTLVFLAEVPDEVKSSGKPLYADFGIKGETYRYMITK, encoded by the coding sequence ATGAAAATGAAATCAGGGGGCCTCTGGCTTGCTGCCGCCATGCTTGCCGTAACTGTAACCGGGTGTTCTTCAGACAATGCAGGTCCCTCATCAGAAGATATGGAGAAGCTGAAGACAGAGGTTAGTGAGCTGCAGAAGGAGAACAAGTTCCTAAAAGAACAGAATGAAATGTTAAAGGAGAGCCTGGTAAAGCCTGTGACAGCGGAAGAGGAGGGCGGTACGGCTGAACTTCTTACTACCGGAGACAACCCCGCAGCGGCTGATTCCGGCGATGAACACAAGCAGATCGTAAAAGGCACGCCGCTGGTTATTGAGGGGACGGGTGAGTATACCGTTACCAAGACCTCTTTTGGCAAGAAGATTATTCCATCAAATCCGGGATCTTTCTACACCTACTATGAAGCCAAGGAACCGGGCACAACCTATCTGGCGATCACACTGAAAGTGAAGAACCTGGCAGGTGAAGCTATGAATGCAGACGAAGTAGCGGATGTGAAGGTCAAATACGACAATAAATACGAGTATAGTACCTTCGATACCATTGAAGAGAAAGGCGGGGAAGACTTCACCTATACCAGTCTTTCGAGGATTGAACCGCTGAAGAACGGCACGCTGGTGTTCCTGGCTGAGGTTCCCGATGAAGTGAAGTCCAGCGGCAAGCCGCTATATGCGGACTTCGGGATAAAGGGCGAAACCTACCGCTATATGATTACGAAATAA
- a CDS encoding AraC family transcriptional regulator — MEPIFQIEQLKRIGYFNMDTDHFHDFYEIYYLLSGQRHYYIRNGRYALEAGDLVFINKNHLHRTTGGSHLPHERVLISFNDTYLEPVAPRADWMNVFEGESFLLRPTAHEQGVITDLLQAMQEEQKESLRWSTEYTRTLLLQLLITLERIQRAKPDLVSPEQSEGQRRVYSIIEYLDNHYSERLSLGGIAERFFISATYLCRIFKQTTGFTIIEYLNVVRIREAKALLTQTKWPITRVAAETGFESIAHFGRVFKATTGRSPLQYRKQHRG, encoded by the coding sequence GTGGAACCTATCTTTCAGATTGAGCAGCTGAAGCGCATCGGATATTTCAATATGGACACCGACCATTTCCATGATTTCTACGAAATCTATTATCTGCTGTCCGGGCAGCGTCACTATTATATCCGCAACGGAAGGTATGCGTTGGAGGCTGGAGACCTCGTATTTATTAACAAAAATCACCTGCACCGTACAACCGGCGGAAGCCATCTGCCGCATGAGCGGGTGCTGATCAGCTTCAATGATACCTACCTGGAGCCGGTGGCACCCCGGGCAGACTGGATGAATGTGTTCGAAGGTGAGAGCTTCCTGCTGCGGCCCACGGCCCATGAACAGGGAGTCATCACAGATCTGCTCCAAGCGATGCAGGAGGAACAAAAGGAGAGCCTGCGATGGAGCACTGAGTATACAAGAACGCTGCTGCTGCAACTGCTGATTACGCTGGAGCGGATACAGAGGGCGAAGCCCGACCTGGTCTCACCGGAGCAGAGCGAGGGGCAGCGCCGGGTGTACAGCATCATCGAGTATCTGGACAACCATTACAGCGAGCGGCTGAGCCTTGGGGGAATTGCCGAGCGGTTCTTCATCAGCGCAACGTATCTGTGCCGGATTTTCAAGCAGACGACAGGCTTCACTATCATTGAATACCTGAATGTTGTCCGCATCCGTGAGGCGAAGGCGCTGCTTACACAGACGAAGTGGCCGATCACCCGGGTGGCGGCGGAGACAGGATTTGAGAGCATTGCCCATTTCGGGCGCGTATTCAAGGCCACCACAGGGCGTTCTCCCCTCCAGTACCGTAAGCAGCACAGGGGTTGA